Below is a window of Mauremys mutica isolate MM-2020 ecotype Southern chromosome 11, ASM2049712v1, whole genome shotgun sequence DNA.
GTCTAATTGATGTTTTccaaaatataatattttcttcTCTCGTTTCTGTAAAATAGTCAATCAGAACTCATGTTAAGCCAAAATGAATTGGATAACTGACTTATCTGGGGCAACTGGTGGTAAGCACAGTTAGGGGTGGGTGGGAAGCTGAAGTCGATTATGAGAGAGGCAAAGGTTTGGAGAAAAAGAAGTGGTGGGATGGGAAAACTGACTGGGACATGCACCTGAGAAAGGCTAGAAGGCCATTACCCTtgctcctgcaccactgaagacaatgggagctgcaaagcaCCATAAGAATAACCGAGTATGAAGTAACAGATCCCATATATGCCTTCAGTGTAGATTCAATTAGACATTTGTTATGTTAAATGCCAGTTGAATGCTCAAGCTTTATTGATGAACCACTCCTCCCCTAGTACAGGATTCTTTAATCTTACCACTGCACAACTACATATCAGCTGCTTAGCAGCCTGAGCAGGCTCGAATTTTGAGCTAGTGAGAGATTCCCCTTCAATCTTCAGGACCACGTGCTCTGCTTTGTACCTCATCTGTGCCCAGCAGCACTTTTGTGGTGAGTGAAGGTTTGCTGATGTCATTGGTTATTGTGCTGGGGTCCACAGAGACGAGCGTTCCCATCTTCCCATACTGCGTCACCACCACAAGAATGGAGTTGGAGAAGGCCGTGCACACCACTTCTGTTGGGACACCCCTCACCACCTCCTCTCTCTGCTTCGAAGTCACAATAGGTTTTGCTGCCATGGCAGAGGTCTTAATTGCTGAGTAAAATAATATATTAGTATTAGATATAAAAACAGTAACTAAGGGCCATAAAAAGGCTTAATATtttcaataaaattaaaatactggTTAAGTTGTTTTAATGATATAAATATGCCCAGCGATGTAAGCAACAGGTGCAGCTGTATATAAATAATCAGGAACATCTGATGCCTGGGTGTATCTGACTCAGTGAATTTTAACTGCCCATCATTAGAGAGCTACACGTAGGCTACACATACGAGTTGCTATTTATAGGTTTTTATGCCATTCATAGTTTGACACTGATTACAACTGTTTTTGTGTCACATACAGCAGATCATATAGTCCTATTAGGCTTGGGTCCTGACTCCCAAAGCGAGGTCTCCTGGTTCCTACTAGAGCACGGTTTCTCTCAAGCAGTGGCGTAGCCAGCATGGGATATTTGGGTGGGCCCCAATTTTGGGTGGGAAAGGGCAATTACGGGACTGGGAGGGCACGAGGGATGAGGGCCCACCTACCCTCACCTCCTGCAGCTGGGTGATGGATGGATCCTCTGGCCACGGGCTGCCGaacacacacccagctctgctccccggctccctTCCAAGTCCCACTGCCAGGCCTGGCTCCCCCAGGCAGTGACCCTACCTTTTTTGAAGATCTCCTCTACCGCTGCCGGACACCTGCTCGCTTGCCCTCCTCCCATTGGTGGATTAGCCACCGGGCCAACCCAGACCTCCGGAAAAATGGGCGctcccgcacccccacccacTCTGCCCATCCGACACTCCTGCCAGGGATGGGTGGGAACACCAGGGCTTTCCCCGTTCtacccagccccggcaggagtgCCAGGCAGGCAGAATGGAACAAGACCCACGCCCCAACCCTGACAGGAGTGCCGGGCAGGTGGTTGCAGTGGGGCAAgtgctggggccagagcagagccggggggggggacgggaccctGAATGCTAAGTGGGTGGGCTAAGTGTCTACACTCCTGCTCTCAAGATGGATCAAATCCAGAACCATTTtgccaaactcccctacccaaaTATTGAGGATTGAGATAAAACGGGGCCAGTAGAACCACCCGTCTTGTGCTTAAGGGCACCCCTTCTTTGGAGCCTGGCGTTCCCAGGCCACTGATTCCCATTGTGCATCCGTTTTACTTTGACCGAAATCCCGGGGGAAGACTTGGGCTGATCACTCACAGCCACTATTCGCCCAGTGTCTCCTCTGTCCTCCTAACACCCATTGCTCCCCCACGGACGGACCGAGGCTGGGTCGGGATCACACCAGGATCCCAACCCCCGACTAGCCCCTGGACTCACACCGTGATCCCACCCCCAGACTCTGGGCATGGGCAGGGTCAGAGTCACACCACGATCCTACCCCGAGACTGGGCCATGGAGCCCTGGGCAGGGTCGCGCCCGCCAGGATCCCACCCCCGGGCTGGGCCGTGGGGCCTGCGGAAGGGTCGCGCCCGCCATGGCCGTGGAGCCCGGTAGGGAGCCATGGGCCCAACCAGCTCCAGCTCTCGCCCCGGCCGGAGCTCGCCGGCAGCTACAGCCGCCCCGCCTCCAGGCCCAGGAAACCGGGCGCCATAGTAGCGGCCTGGGCCGGGCCCGGCTGGGAGGCGAGACCGGCCCGGGGCCCGCCCGGAAGAAGGCGGCGACCGAGACCAGGGCCTGCCCGCACCGGCCTCACCCTGGCAGTTCCGCCGcgtcctcccctctcctgcccggcGGCTCCCTCGGTCATCGGCCGCCGCTGCTCCCGCCGTGCGCGCTGGGCGCAGCCGCTGAGTCACTCTGAGCCCGCCCCGGCCTGGGCGTCACCCCGGGCCCACGGAGCGGGGAGCCCCCTGCATCCGGGCCCCTCCGAGCGGGGAGCCTCCGCCGCACCCCATGCGGCCCCACGGAGCGGGGAGCCCCCTGCATCCGGGCCCCTCCGAGCGGGGAGcctcccccgcaccccatgcGGCCCCATGGAGCGGGGAGCCCCCTGCATCCGGGCCCCTCCGAGCGGGGAGCCTCCCCCGCACCCAATGCGGCCCCATGGAGCGGGGAGCCCCCCCTGCATCCGGGCCCCTCCGAGCGGGGAGCCTCCCCCGCACCCAATGCGGCCCCACGGAGCGGGGAGCCCCCCCTGCATCTGGGCCCCTCCGAGCGGGGAGcctcccccgcaccccatgcGGCCCCATGGAGCGGGGAGCCCCCTGCATCCGGGCCCCTCCGAGCGGGGAGCCTCCCCCGCACCCAATGCGGCCTCACGGAGCGGGGAGCCCCCCCTGCATCCGGGCCCCTCCGAGCGGGGAGCCTCCCCCGCACCCCATGGGGCACCATGGAGCGGGGAGCCCCCCCCAGCATCCGGGCCCCTCCGAGCAGGCAGGCCTCCCTGTACCTCTTCCGGCCCCCACGGGACCTCTccagccccactgagatgggAGTCCCCCTGCATCTCTCTGGCCCCACCAAGTGGggagcccctcctgcatccaGGCTCCATCCGATCAGGGAGCTCCCCATCCCCTCTGGTCTCCCCTGcatcctggccccagtgagcagagagtgcccctcactcccctcctggcCCTGCCAAGTGGGGATCCCGCCCCTGCACCTTCCAATCCCATCTCTCCCCAGCTACACAGAGTGGGGAAGATGTCCATGCACCCAGCTCACTCTAGCCCCCTCACTAATCCCTCGCAGAGCAGGGAAGTCCCCTCCGCACTTTAttccccacagactctctgtcCCCACAGAATGGGAgtctcctgcacactgcacttcCTCCAGGTCCCACCAGCCCCATACACAGGGAAGGCCCTCCAGAACCCTGCTCACCCCATTCCCCATGGCCTCACTGAGCAGGGGAGACCcttccacacccctgccctacaGAACTAGGTAGGCCCCCTTTCAACCAACTCACTCCTTACTTCCTGCAGTCCTACAGACCATTATGGACACTCATCATACCCCAAGGCAAATGGGGAGGAACCCCAGCTAACCTGACAGCCACAGCCCCATCTCTGGCTCGCCTTGCCCAGCGCCTATGAGGGAGGGTGGTGAGAAGGAAGAGGTCTCTGAgccaacatagaatcatagactttaaggtcagaagggatcattatgatcatctagtctgacctgcacaatgcaggccacagaatctcacccacccactcctgtatcaaacttgtgtctgagccattgaagtcctcaaatcatggtttaaagacttcaaggtgcagagaatcttccagcaagtgacccgtgctcacagggcttctgccaatctgccctggaggaaaattccttcccgaccccaaatatggcaatcagctaaaccctgagcatgtgagcaagactcaccagccagacacccaggaaagaattctctgtagtaactcagatcccatcccatctaacatcccatcacagaccactgggcgtATTTACTGGTaatagtcaaagacgaattaattgccaaaattaggctatcccattataccatcccctccataaatttatcaagcttagtcttaaagccagatatgtcttttgcccccactattccccttggaaggctgttccagaacttcactcctctgatagttagaaaccttcttctaatttcaagtctaaacttcctgatagccagtttatatccatttgttcttgtgtccatattggtactgagtttaaataattcctctccctccctggtatttattcttctgatatatttatagagagcaatcatatctcccctcagccttcttttggttaggctaaacaagccaagctctttgagtctcctttcatatgacaggttcaATCCCTCTGAATATAGGCACAGCACTTTCTTCAGGTTTAGTAACATCGTTCTTCAACTACGAAAAAGGGACCAAGAGACTTTCTCTGTTGGATgatatgaactggaaccataaactccctgaacattaaatctcaccaaatgagggtcaatccatcATCTTCATCATgtccactcattatactccatACCCGAACATAGCCATTATATGAACatcataccctcatatctcaatgtctgtactttgacccatcaaTCTTTTACCCCCAATCGGGGATATTGCAGCTTATGTATTCCTTACGACACCCGATCTTAAACTGAACTTTGCATCCCTCAATAATCTGTAcattattccctgataaccagaaacttctgtgcttaaactctgtaccattcactttttttttaagcattgtcttaataaaatttttaaattgaAAGCGTTCCCTCTGGGAGTGCATTGGGGGCCATCAGAGCCTGCTTTCCAGCCTGGCAAGCCAGCTTTGGTAGCCGCCTTGACCCAACTGTTGAAATGCTGATGTTCCTAGTCATTTAAACATCTCTAAGGCATCGACTGTGTAAACTCCAAGGACATTCTGAAATGGCCTTGACTTCCTTTTGAGCTACCTTCTGCATGTTTTAAATTCTTTAATTGCTCTCTTGGGATGTTTCCATCTATTCACCAGCAAGAGCAAAACTCATGCTGCAGAAAAGTCGCCCGCTCTCTCCAAAGAATCCCAGCTTCCATCTGTGACCAGAATGTAAAGGTCTCTATGGCGAGATGGAGGTTGGGATAAGGTGAATCTTAGCCCCAAAGCAGAGAATAGCAGTTCAGAAATGGCTTGGTTCCCTGTTTCCATATGTGGTTCTGAGCATCCCCAGCCCTTCTCTCAGCATGTTGGTACCCAAAATGTTAAAGGTCTGTCTGAAATTGGCAAACAGGAAGGAACTCAAAACCAGGCCTGTCATATTTGAGTGGTAGGGACTCTTCTTGGTTGTAAGTCCAATGCTCTGTagtaaagagtcttgtggcaccttatagacgtattggagcatgagctttcgtgggtgaatacccacttcgtcggatgcaacatctgacgaagtgggtattcacccatgaaagctcatgctccaatacgtctgttagtctataaggtgccacaggactctttgctgcttttacagatccagactaacacggctacccctctgatgcccTGTAGTGTTTGCATCCTTGGATGTGAACATTGTAATGGCTATTTCCTGTAGATTTGACTGAGTCATTGAGATCATTCTTGATGGCAGGATCTCTCTTTTGGCCATTGAACTCTTTGGGAATGTTTTCAGATGTAGGATGCTGGGCAGAGTGAGAGATCAGGCCACAAATTGGGTAAATCCTGCCTTTTGGCTTGTCATGGTAGGCAGCATGGCTGATGTTATAATTATGTATTATTTGCATTATTCTAGTGCCTAGGGGTCTCAGTGTATGATCCTGTAATGCAAACAGTTACTGTacatccttttcagcagttcCACGTTCTTTATGTGCCctaattcattttttaatcaaaaacgTAATTTAAAGTAGCTTGTCTAACGTGGCAGTGTGGTCTAATGGGTAGAGCCCTGGACTGGTTCTATTCCCAGGCCTAacaggtgaccttgggcaacttaCAGcagcactctgtgcctcagtttccccatctgtaaaatggggatatatgatttaacctcctttgtaaagggctttgagatctaccgatgaaaagcactatataagggTGGCGGTATTATTGATTGACAGCTACCGCACACAGATTTCGTGATAGAAAACAGACATCTGTTTGACAGTTCAAAAAAAGAAATACTAaaaatgtaatatatatatatataataaatatctTAAAAACTtcagtttctttttgttttccccAAATTCTTGATCTTTGCTAAGCCCAGAATAACATTTTTGGCCTAGATACACATCCCTAAAAATTAGGATTTTGTAAAGAATACCCAGTGCAACCTTCAGCACTGCTGTATGTAATACTATGAATTATATAAAGCTATCTataatgctaaaataaatgtccCCCAAACCTTTATTTCCATTTCCCCCCTCACATCCTgccctcccaccacacacactgacCTTGGCAACAAGAATTCTGAATTTCAGATCATCTGTCCAATCATCTTCTTTTTAAAGGCCCAGTGTTCTGAAGTGTTTTTTGCATGAAAAGTTTAAATGAAACTTTGAAGGAAGTTAACTGTTAGTCATAGCGTTGAGAGTGCCTTAACAGAACTCCAGAGGGCAACAGTGTTCCATGGAAAGGCTCCGAACAGACTAAAGTTGCTGCCTTTGCTTGATACACAGAAGGGGGAGTCTTGATACCTTATCATCTGGCAAATCCCCTGTTTTCCAGCCCTGTGAAGAACCGACATTTCTCTCCTGTTTACTACAAGCATTCAAGGGGTTGCCTGTGTGACTGAGATAATGGCAGATGCTGTCAATAAGTTCTCCTGTCACCTCAAGAATGAAGTTTATTTCCACTATACCTTCCTTGGAAGAGAATTTCATCTTATGaaaataaagggccagatccttcctggcatctttttttgtttgtttgtttgtttgttgtgtcCCTGCTAACCTCTCCGGTCTCCTTTGTACATGACTGGAGGACGGGCGGATCCATTTGATCTCAGGTCATAGGCAAACAGCACTCCTACCTGCACCTGAGGGACAAGCATGACTTTGGGAAGTAGGGAAACTTCTACCCCCTGAATCAAATGCTAATGCCATCCTGTCAAGGGCCTGTGGAAAGTCCCCGACTATAACAACCTGTGACCACGTACCGGCAGACACCAGCATCTTTGAACCTTGCATCTTCAGCACCAAACCCATATCCTTTGTCGTGTATCCTAAAGAAGTACCTGTCAGTAAGTAGCAGGCTCTTATACTTGATGTGAGCCAGCCATTACAGGGAGACATAACATACACCAAGCCAGTGTTGGGAGACAATTGTGAGCTTTCTCTGGCTTGTTGCCTCTCATTCTGCCTGTACTTGGATAGCTTTGGTGCTGACAGGGATACTTGTCTCCACagataatattttgcacttgtaTATCACTTTTCACCCAAAAATTTCCAACCACTTCATGAACATTAGTGAATTAGCCTTCAggagcacccctgtgaggtaggaaattAGTACCCCCATTGTACAGAGAAGGAAACCAAAGCACAGAGACATTCAGCAATTCACATAAGTCATTTACAGAGGCTaagatagaatccaggagtccttccctcctcccagtttcCTGCTCTAATTACTCAAGAAATATGAACCACTGTCTCAGAGACTGTAGAGAATTGGTGAGACTGCTGCCCCATACTCCCCCAGGGAAAACTGCCCACCATATTGCAGTTTTACATATTTGTTATTATTTATCTGAATCATTTCTTCTCAGGagaattctttttaaaacaattaaacgTCTGTGTGCTTTTAGATTGGAAGAGGGCTGcttttgattattatttattgcttgtattactgtagtgcctcgGAGCCCTTGATGATCGTC
It encodes the following:
- the PSMG3 gene encoding proteasome assembly chaperone 3 isoform X3 translates to MAAKPIVTSKQREEVVRGVPTEVVCTAFSNSILVVVTQYGKMGTLVSVDPSTITNDISKPSLTTKVLLGTDEPLIHVCAKNLVTFVSQEAGNKPVLLAIALKDKSMEGIKALQELIRSCQVW
- the PSMG3 gene encoding proteasome assembly chaperone 3 isoform X2, translating into MAQSRAIKTSAMAAKPIVTSKQREEVVRGVPTEVVCTAFSNSILVVVTQYGKMGTLVSVDPSTITNDISKPSLTTKVLLGTDEPLIHVCAKNLVTFVSQEAGNKPVLLAIALKDKSMEGIKALQELIRSCQVW
- the PSMG3 gene encoding proteasome assembly chaperone 3 isoform X1, coding for MGRVGGGAGAPIFPEVWVGPVANPPMGGGQASRCPAAVEEIFKKAIKTSAMAAKPIVTSKQREEVVRGVPTEVVCTAFSNSILVVVTQYGKMGTLVSVDPSTITNDISKPSLTTKVLLGTDEPLIHVCAKNLVTFVSQEAGNKPVLLAIALKDKSMEGIKALQELIRSCQVW